In Candidatus Hydrogenedentota bacterium, the genomic stretch GGGACGCCAGCGCTCCATCGGGGTGGTTTTCCGTTCTGGACGGTGTTGTTCGGGGGTGCGCTCCCTTGGGTTGGTTGGCCGGCGGGGTCGGCGATCCGCCGGAGGCGGGACGCCAGCGCTCCATCGGGGTGGTTCTCCGTTCTTGACGGTGTTGTTCGGGGGTGCGCTCCCTTGGGTTGGATGGCCGGCGGGGACGCCAGCGCTCCATCGGGGTGGTTTTCCGTTCTTGACGGTGTTGTTCGGGGGTGCGCTCCCTTGGGTTGGTTGGCCGGCGGGGCCGCCAGCGCTCCGCCGGAGGCGGAATGCCAGCGCTCCATCGGGGGTGGTTTTCCGTTCTTGACGGTGTTGTTCGGGGGTGCGCTCCCTTGGGTTGGTTGGCCGGCGGGGTCGGCGATCCGCCGGAGGCGGGACGCCAGCGCTCCATCGGGGTGGTTTATTCCTTCTCGACGGTGTTGTTCGGGGGTGCGCTCCCTTGGGTTGGATGGCCGGCGGGGTCGGCGATCCGCCGGAGGCGGGACGCCAGCGCTCCATCGGGGTGGTTTTCCGTTCTGGACGGTGTTGTTCGGGGGTGCGCTCCCTTGGGTCGGTTGGCCGGCGGGTACGCCAGCGCTCCATCGGGGTGGTTTTCCGTTCTCGACGGTGTTGTTCGGGGGTGCGCTCCCTTGGTTTGTTCGGCCGGCAGGGTCGGCGATCCGCCGGAGGCGGGACGCCAGCGCTCCATCGGGGTGGTTTTCCGTTCTGGACGGTGTTGTTCGGGGGTGCGCTCCCTTGGGTTGGTTGGCCGGCGGGGACGCCAGCGCTCCATCGGGGTGGTTTTCGTTGCGTTTCGCGCTTGTTCGGATTCGCTGTGTAATCCGCAATGTCTGAGAAAAGAATCAGGGCAGCCTCCCTGCCCGGGAGGCTGCCCTGCGTGTAGTCCTTACGATTCGCTCGGCTCCGACGGTCAGTCGGTCGGGCCCGGTACGGGTTCGACGATTTCTTCGGCCTCGACGGCCTTGCCGTTCCCCGGGTCCTTGAACAGCAGGGCGAATCCGATGACGATAACCAGCGCCATGACCGCGGGCATAAGCCAGATTTTCTCCCAGTTGTATACCGCCACCTCGACCACCGCGCCGTCCACGGTCTCCTCGACCATCTCGGTCAGCCCGCCCACCCATCGGCCGGCGATCTCGTTGCCGATGACCATGCCGACGCCGTAGGTGATGAGGGCGATGAAGCCCTGCGCGTTGGAACGCATGGCCACGGGGGCCTCCCGGTCCACGTAAAGTTGGCCCGTGACGAAGAAGAAGTCGTAGCAGATGCCGTGCAGCAGGATGCCGCCGTAGAACATGAAGACCAGGTTGTCGTTGTTGCCGTAGGCAAAGAGGAAATAGCGGACGACCCACGCGAGCATGCCGAAAAGCAACATCTTCTTGACGCCGAGCCGCGCGAAGAAGAAGGGCATGACCACCATGAAGGCCGCCTCGGAAATCTGGCCGAAGGTCATCTTCATTGCGACGCCGGTCATACCGCTGTCGTTCAAGAAAAGGTTGGCGAACGTGTAGTAAAAGGCCAAGGGCACGCAGATGAGAAGCGAACTGACGGCGAATATGGCGAAGGACCGGTCCTTCATCAGGGTAAGCGCGTCCAGCCCCAGCAGGTCCACAATGGTCGCCTTCTGGCCCTTGCCCTTCGGGGGCGTGTCGGGCAGCATGAAGGAGTAGATGCCCATCAGGAGGGACGCGACCGCCGCCATCTTAAAGGGCGTCGTCGTGGCTTCGATATTTTCGAAACCCAGCCATCCGAGCACCGTTATCGTGAACCCCGCGATGATCCAGCCCGCCGTGCCGAAAACCCGTATCCAGGGAAATTCCGTGTCGGGGTTTTCCATCTGGTTGAAGGAGATAGAGTTTACCAGGGCCAGCGTGGGCATGTAGCACATGGCGTAGGCCAGCACGACGAAGAAGAACATGCCTGGCGTGGTAATTGTGGTGGCCCAGAACATGAGCCCCGCGCCGAGAAGGTGGAGGATGCCCATTACCTTCTGCGCGGAAAAGAATCGATCCGCGACCATGCCCACAAAAAGGGGCGAAAGGATGGCCGCGTAGCCCGTGGTGCTGTACGCCCGTCCGATATCGGCCCCCGCAAAGCCCAGCCCCGCGCCCAGGTAGTTGCCCATGGTCACGAACCAGGCCCCCCATACAAAAAACTGCACAAACATCATTACCGATAGCTGGACGCGGATGGTCATATTCATTGGTGGGGTTCCTTCTTCCGGGCAGCGGCGAGGCTGCGGTATCTGGGTCGGGCCGACGTGGCGTGTGTGCGGTCCGGTCCGGCCGAGGAGATAGCTAATCCGAAGCCCCCCGCCGGCACATCCCGATGGCCCGGCACACACCACGCATTGCGTAGGCTAAGCCTAAGGAATCGCCGGAGCGGGTGTCAACCCGGTGGACTGAATCCAATAGCGCGTTGATGCGAAGTGTTCCGACTTGGAGCTCAGCGCCGCAACCGCCCGAACACATGAATTGTTAGAATCCTTGACTTGGATAGCCGGAAGTCCGATCCAATTCGAGAAAAACCCGGTATGTCGAGCCCCGGCGCGTCATTTTCATGCGTTGAGTGAATACCCGCACGGCGGGCGCGTCCATTAGGATAGAGTTTAGGACTGCGGTGAAAGGACCCGAACCATGAACACGACGAGCAGAATACACCAGACCGTGATGGCCTTTGTTTTGGCGACGCTGCTCCCGCTGGGCGCTGGCGCGGAAGCGATTCTGCATGGCCGCGTGAGTTTTGACGCGGGCGGCACGCTGGTCAAGGGCGCGGAAGAGAGCGACTGGACGAGCGCGAGCGTGAACACGCTGATCCTTCCGAAGGATACCCTTTGGGCCGATCAGGGCGGCACGGCGGAGATCGAGTTTTCCGGCGGGACGTTCCTGCGGCTTGCGGATGGCAGCAAGGCGGAGGTTGTATCGCTGCCGCCCAGCGGCGTGATCCGCGGGTGGGTGGGGTCGTTCTACGTCCACCGCCTGAAGCGCAGCCAGGGCGAGTTTGTCTTTGAGACGCCCGCGGCGAGCATCCAGGTGGAGAAGGATTCGATGGTCCGCATCGATATTCTGGGCGAAGGTATGACGACGGTATCGACGCGGTGGGGCCAGGCGACGATTCGCACGGACGCGGGCGGGGCGGTGCAGGCGTACCAGGGCAAGCGCGTCTATGTGGAGGCGGGGCTCCTGCCTTCCGAGCCGGTTCCTTTTGATCGTTCCGCGGAGGACGCATTTGATCGCTGGAACCGCGAGCGGACGGAGTATCTCGTGGAAGGCCCGGAACAGACCAGGCCGGTGGAAGTTACCCCGACCACGCTGGGTGTCCGCGATCTTGATCGCTACGGCGAGTGGGTGTACATCGACAACCGCCCGTTCTGGCGCCCGACGGTCATCGTGGACTACACGCCCTACCGTTACGGCTATTGGAATCACGTCGGCCGCATCGGAAACGTCTGGGTAGGCAGCTATCCCTTCAGCTACGTGACGTCGCACTACGGCTACTGGGACTATGTCCCGCGCTACGGCTGGGTGTGGAGCTATGATCGCGTGTGGAGCCCGGCGTGGGCGGCGACGGTGCGCTATGGCGACTATTTCGTCTGGGCGCCGGTTAACCGCTACTACCGGCCCGTGTACCCGACGACGTCGGCCTACTTCACGATCGGCGGCGTATCCTTCGGTTACTTCGGGACCTCCTGCGTCCGGGTGAGCGAGGTCTACCTCGGCCCGAGCTACGTGCACTTCGCCAGCTACGATCCGTTCCGGCGCTACTACAGCAGCGGGAACGTGACGGTTAACATCTGGAATATCAACTATGGCAGCCGCCGCCCCCACGTGCGCGTGCCCTACAACAACTCGGTGACCACCGTGCGCGACTACACGCCGCGGCGTAGCATCCGCGGCGCGGGCACGCTCTACGCGTCCGGCACGACGGCTTCGCAGCGCGTCCAGCGCCTGGAATCCGAAGTTGGCCGCGGCTCCTTCACGCGCACTGCGCGTACGGGCGGCCAGAACGCCCGCACCGATATCGCGCGCATCGACGCCGGAAGCCGCACGCGCAATGTGCGGCTGACGCAGGAAGCGCCCGATTACACGCGCGCCAGCCGGAGCAATCCGGTGACGGCCGGGACGAGCCGCGTTCGCGCCACGTCCGATGAGGCGGTGGCGGCCCGCGATCGCCAGGGCGGCACGCGCAGTGGCGCGCCGGTCACGCGCGCGGCGGACACGATCCGCGGCGCCGGCGGCGACAACACGACAGATGGGCGCACCTCGGTGCGCGGCGCGACGCCGACCGAGCGCACGCGCGGCGATGCGACTTCCGCTTCCCGGACCGGCGCCACCCGGCGCACGGACATCGACCCGGGCTTTGATGACAACCCGCTGCGCGGCCAGTCCCGCCCGGTAGCGCGCACGCGGACGGCGGTTCCCACCGAGGATTCCGCAGGGACCGCCACGCGCAGCGCGGAGACCGCCCGCACGCGGACGCCTGGCCGAACGGATTCGGCTCCCACGGCGACGCGGAGCGCGGCGCCTTCGACGCGCACGGAAGCGCCCCGGGTGAACGTGGCGCCGGATCGGGTAGCGCCTTCCGCGGGCCGAACGGCGGTCCCGGAGGCTTCGGCCCCGAGCCGCAGCGCGCGCCCGACGGTGACGGAGCGCCCGTCGTCCAGCACAGCGCGTACGGCAGTCCCGGAGGCTTCGGCCCCGAGCCGCAGCGCGCGCCCGACGGTGACGGAGCGCCCGTCGACCACAGCGCGTACGGCTGCCCCGGAGGCTTCGGCCCCGAGCCGCAGCGCGCGCCCGACGGTGACGGAGCGCCCGCCAACCGCCACCCGCACGGCTCCGTCCAGCCAGGCTCCCACAACGGGCCTGCGGGCTCCGGAACCCTCGCGCGGACAGACGCTCCACTCCGGCCCGCTTACGCGCAGCCGCAGCGGCGAGGTATCACAGCCTCGGATCATTGAGCGCAGCGCGCCGCCGACTTCCAGGAGCTATACGGCGCCGAGCCAGAACTCGGACAGCAGCCGGAGCTACACGGCGCCGAGCCAGAACTCGAACAGCGGTCGGAGCTATACGGCGCCGAGCCGGAGCTCGGACAGCGGCCGGAGCTACACGGCGCCGAGCCGGAGCTCGGACAGCGGCCGGAGCTACACGGCGCCGAGCCAGAACTCGAACAGCAGCCGGAGCTACACGGCTCCCAGCCGCGGATCATCCAGCAGCAGCGGGGCCTCCATTTCGCGCCCCTCCAGCAGCCGCAGCGACGCGGGCGGCCGGTCCATAAGTTCCGGCCGCACGGCGGGTGGACGTTAGGGCCTGGATGCCCAGAAGATTCGAACGGATTCGGATAGAACCCCCGAAAGGAGTTAAGGTCATGAGCAGCAAGACGACCATTAAACGCGCCGGATACCTCGCGGCCACGGGCCTTCTCCCCGCCCTCCTCCTGGCGGGCTGCCCCGCGGGCGGCGGGCCAATAATCGACGACCCCAAGCTGGAGTATAACGCGGGATTCGTTGTGGGCTTCGCCGAGGACGGCGAGTACTGGCAGGGCTTCGACGACAGTTACGATACGCGGGACGGCGGTGAAATCTACTACACCGGCGACTTGATCCCGCAGCTGGACGAAGTCACCTTTGAGGCCGGGTACTACGACGGCGTGTGGTACGCCTATAACGACGGCTACTTTGTGGCCTATGACTACGCCTTCACCATCGGCTTCAGCGAGGGCTACGACGTCGCGTTCGGGCCCAATTGGAGGGCATTTCTCCTGGCGGACGCGCACGTTGAGTGGCTTGACGGCGGCTTCAGCGACGGCTACAACGACGGCTTCTCCGAGGGCCGTATTCTCGGCGCCAGCGACTGGCTGGACGGCCTGCCCTTCGACTGGCTCGACGCCCTGCTCTGGTACCAGGGGACGGATGAGTTCGGCAACCTGAACGACATCTATTTCGAAGATCTGGACCTCGGCACCGGTGTCTACGGGCCCGTGTACCTCTACGAATACGGTACGAACCCCTTCGACCTGATCAAGGGCCTGAAGACGGCCCGCCAGGCGCGTCCGGGCCGTACGGACCTGCCCGCGATCCGCGCGAAAGCCGGCGCCAAGCAGGAGGGCGGCCTGCCCGAATTGAGCTACCGCCCGCTGACGCAGGACGTCCAGAGCAACCTCAAAGTCCGCCCGGACATCTCGCCGCGCAGCGACAAGGCGCTAACGCTGGAGTCGTCCTGGCTCGATCGCGTGAACGCCTACAACGCGGCCTATGCCAAGAAATCGTATCGTGAGCGGACGCCCGTGAAGTAATCAAGCTTCCTTCCCGTGCCCTGCACGGAATCCGCTGAGCCCCGCGGCAACCCACATTGCCGCGGGGCTTTTTCGTCGCGTAGAATGGCGATGAAGCGCGGCGCGGCCTCATTCAGGCGGGTTATAACGCCGCGAAGCCCCGGAGATCCCCATCAGTCCATGGTCAAGACCGCATCCACCATGCTGCCGCTCGGCACGAAGGCCCCCGAGTTCACCCTGCCCGACGCCACCGGCCGCGTCATGCACTCTTCCGATTTCAACGAGGAGCGCGGGCTTCTCGTGATGTTCATTTGCAATCACTGCCCCTACGTGAAGCTGCTGCGCGGGGCGATCGCCGAATTGGGCCGGGAATACCAGCAGAAATGCGTCAGCGTGGTGGCGATTATGCCCAACGACGCCGAAAACTACCCCGATGATCGCCCGGAGAAGATGGTCGACGAGATCATGGCGTGGGGCTACACGTTTCCCTACCTCTACGACGAGACGCAGGCTGTCGCCCAGGCCTACCGCGCGGCCTGCACGCCCGATTTCTTTCTCTTCGACGCGGACCGGCGGCTTTACTACCGCGGCCAGTTCGACGACGCCCGCCCGGGGAATGGTGTTGAAGTGACGGGCCGGGACCTGCGCCATGCCCTGGAGCGGCTGCTCGCGGGCGAGCCCGCGCCGGAGGACCAGAAGCCCAGCCTCGGCTGCAACATCAAGTGGAAGCCCGGAAACGCGCCGGATTACTTCGGGTAGTTGGCCGTCATGCGCGCTTACTCCGCCGGCTTGCGAATGGCGAAGAGTGTGTTGCCGGTGCGGGCGAGGAAGGTGCGATTGACGGCCGCCGCCGCGTATACCGTCACCTTCGGCGTGTAATCGGGCGAGCGGGGGTCCTCCTCGGCCGGTTCGGCGTTGGCCCCGTCGCCCTCGGGGGCGGGCCAGAGCCGGTTGCGGGCGAGCACCTCGAAGGCGTCTCCCGCGGCGATCACCGTCACGTCGCCATACTTTCCGAACAGGTAGATGCGGTCGCCCGCCGCGATGGGGGTCGCCCAGCAGGGGTGCGCGCGCTCCGTATAATGCACCGCGCCGGTCTCCAGATCGCGGCACTGCACGTCGCCCCGCGCCGTCACGAAATAAACATTGCCCTGATGGATCAGCGGGCTGGCGTAGTCCGCCTGCGCCCCGTCGCCCTCCCATACAATTTCAATCGGCGCGCCGGGCGCTTCCGGCAGGCGCACCGCGCAGTTGGAGCGCTCGGGCGTCCGTTCGGCTTGCGACGGGCGGCGGCTGTTCGCGCCGACCACCACCATCTCGCCCGAAACGGCGGGGGAGGGGATGGAAATGCCCGACAGGGCGTCCAGCGTCTGGATCAGCGCGCCGCTTTGCGCGTCGTACTGCGACAGGGACGTGTCGCTGCTGATCAGGATGGTCTCGCGCCCGCCCATTTCCGCGACAACCGGGCTGGTCCACGCGGTGCTCCCATTCCGCGCGGCCTGCCAGCGCTCGGCGCCGTCCGCCTTGTCGAACGCGATGAGCAAGGAGGGGGCCGCCTGCTCGATAAGCACATACACGGCGTCGGCCGTGTGCGCCAGCGAACTGCCCAGACCGTGGCGCATGTGCGTGACGCCATAGTCCGCGACGAGGTTGCGGCGCCACAGGATCTCGCCCGTGTGGGACAGCGCAATCAGGTCGCCCGACTCGAAGAAGGCATACACGCCGCGCGCGTCCACCACTGGTGAGGGCGCGCCCTTGCTCACGGCGTTCGACATCTCGATACGCTGGGCGGCGTCGAATGTCTGCTGCCAGACGGCTTCACCGGTTGCGAGGTTGAACGCCGTAATGATGCAGGTTTCCTTCTCGGCGCCCTCCACGGAGGTGACGAACGCGCGATCGTTCCAGATTACGGGCGAGGACTGCCCGTAGCCCCGGATGGCGGCCGTCCAGGCGATGTTTTCCTCGGGCGACCAGTGCAGCGGCAGGTCCCGCGCCGGGGTGTGGCTCGCGCCGTCCCCGCGAAAGGCGGGCCAGGTGTCTTCCGTGCCGGGCAGCAGCGCGGCGAGCACACAAGAAACGGCAATAAGGGAGGCGTTCATGCGGTGGGCATCCTTCTGGTTGTACGGGTACGGTGAAAGCGCATTGGGGAGCCGGTCGTTCTTCGATTGGGCGGTGTTTAGCATATAGGTCTTAATGTTTATTATACTGAGCGAATGGGAGGTATGCAAATTGGCGCCCGACCGCCCGAGTGGCGCAAAGGGGGTTGGGGCATCTTGCCCAACCTCCTTTGGCGCTGCTCGATTGGGGTGGTGTTGGCGGGGGACGGTTGGTGGCGCTCCGGGCACACGAAGGCGCTGGGGCGCCATCGCGTGGCACGTGTCGGGATTGCGCCTTTTTTTGGGCCAATGTCGCGTGTGCGGTGGCGTAGGGCTTCTGTTGGGTCAGGCAAGATGCCCAATCCGCCTGCGGCGGACTTTCAGCCAACGCCGGCTTCCGCTGCTTTACTGGGGTGGTCCAGGTTTCGCTGGCGGGAATGCCCAAATCTGGTTTGGGCCGCTCGATTGGGGTGGTGTTGGCGGGGGACGGTTGGTGGTGCTCCGGGCACACGAAGGCGCCGGGGCGCCATCGCGTGGCACGTGTCGGGATTGCGCCTTTTTTTCGGCCAATGTCGCGGGTGCGGTGGCGTAGGGCATCTGCTGTGTCGGGCAAGATGCCCAACCTCCTTCGGGTGCGCCATGCTTCGGAGGGCAGGCGAATGTTCCAGTCCCCGCGCCAGGCGATCCTCCCAGGCGCGGTTCAGGTGATCCACCCCCTCCCCGTGGCGTAGACTGGCGCCGGAGGGGGCTTGTGCCGCCGCGGCCGCGCCGCGGGCGAGAAAGGGGAACATGCCATGCTACACCCACGCCGCCACTCCCAGAACAGGCGCCAATTCCTCAAGACCACCGCCGGCGCCGCCACCGCGGGTCTGATTTCCGCCGGCACCCGAGCCGAAACCGGAAACGAGCCCCTGCGCCTGGGCATCATCGGGTGCGGCCAGCGGGGCGTCTGGCTCGGCCACCTCTTCCAGGAGCACACTGCCACCCGGGTCGTCGCCCTCGCGGACTACTTCCAGGACCGGCTCGACGAGGGCGCGGAGCGTCTCGAAGTCCCGGCGGACCAGTGTTTCCATGGCCTGGAGGGGTATAGAAAACTGCTTGATTGCGAACTGGACGCCGCCGCCATCATCAGCCCCCCGTGTTTTCATCCGGAGCAGACGGTGGCCGCGCTGGAGGCCGGCAAGCATGTCTACCTCGCCAAGCCCATCGCCGCCGACGTGGCCGGGTGCCGCGACATCGCGCGTGCGGCGGCGGCGGTGAAGGGGAAGCTGAGCATCCTCGTCGATTTTCAGACCCGCAACAATCCGTCCTACCGGCAGGCCGCGGCCCACGTGCGGGATGGCGCCATCGGCGTCCCCGTCTGCGGCCAGGCCTACTACCACACCAGCCGCCTGAACCCCAAAGGCGCGCCGGAGGGCGCTGCCGGACGCCTGCGTAACTGGGTCTTCGACAAAGCGCTTTCCGGCGACATCATTGTCGAACAGAACATCCACGTCATTGACGTCGCCAACTGGATGATGGGCGCCCGCCCCGTGGCGGCCACCGGCGCCGGGGGACGGCGCGTGCGCACGGATATCGGCGATTGCTGGGACCATTTCATCGTCACGTACCGCTACCCCGACGGTGGCTTGATCGATTTCAGCTCCAGCCAGTTCGCGACCGGTTACAACGACCTCTGCACCCGCATCTACGGCAGCGAGGGCACGCTCGACACGCACTACGGCGGCAGCGTGGAGCTCGAAAGCCGCTCCACGCGCTGGATCGGCGAAAAAACGAGCCAGATCTACCTCGAAGGCGCGGTCAACAACATCCTGGACTTTCACAAAAGCATCGCCGAGAACCAGCCGCTCTACATCCTCGATGACGCCATCGACAGCACACTCACCAGCATCCTCGGCCGCATCGCCGCCTACGAAGGTCGCACCATCACCTGGGACGAAATGATAGAGGCCAACGAGCGCCTCCCGCTCCACCTCGACCTGCCCGAAGATGGCCCGTGGCGGCCCGCGTTTCCGGACCGGGCCAACGCATAATTCCGCGCGTTTCCCCGGTCCAAAGACCCGTGCACACGCCCTGATCCGGGGCATTTACGCCCTGGATGCGGCGTCATTCGTCTCGGTGTTTTCCTTTTTTTGAGCTTCCGGCACGCGCATTCGGTTCAGTCAGATGCGAGCGTTTTAAAACATAGGTTTAGTAATATAAACAAAAGATTTGAAATAACAACATAATTTATGTACTCTAATCGTCAGACGGCGCCATCGCCGTCCCAGCACCCCCGAATGCGACGTCCAACCGCGCGGGGCCTGGACTCCACATCGGCAGC encodes the following:
- a CDS encoding nucleoside permease; amino-acid sequence: MNMTIRVQLSVMMFVQFFVWGAWFVTMGNYLGAGLGFAGADIGRAYSTTGYAAILSPLFVGMVADRFFSAQKVMGILHLLGAGLMFWATTITTPGMFFFVVLAYAMCYMPTLALVNSISFNQMENPDTEFPWIRVFGTAGWIIAGFTITVLGWLGFENIEATTTPFKMAAVASLLMGIYSFMLPDTPPKGKGQKATIVDLLGLDALTLMKDRSFAIFAVSSLLICVPLAFYYTFANLFLNDSGMTGVAMKMTFGQISEAAFMVVMPFFFARLGVKKMLLFGMLAWVVRYFLFAYGNNDNLVFMFYGGILLHGICYDFFFVTGQLYVDREAPVAMRSNAQGFIALITYGVGMVIGNEIAGRWVGGLTEMVEETVDGAVVEVAVYNWEKIWLMPAVMALVIVIGFALLFKDPGNGKAVEAEEIVEPVPGPTD
- a CDS encoding thioredoxin family protein, producing MVKTASTMLPLGTKAPEFTLPDATGRVMHSSDFNEERGLLVMFICNHCPYVKLLRGAIAELGREYQQKCVSVVAIMPNDAENYPDDRPEKMVDEIMAWGYTFPYLYDETQAVAQAYRAACTPDFFLFDADRRLYYRGQFDDARPGNGVEVTGRDLRHALERLLAGEPAPEDQKPSLGCNIKWKPGNAPDYFG
- a CDS encoding PQQ-binding-like beta-propeller repeat protein; its protein translation is MLNTAQSKNDRLPNALSPYPYNQKDAHRMNASLIAVSCVLAALLPGTEDTWPAFRGDGASHTPARDLPLHWSPEENIAWTAAIRGYGQSSPVIWNDRAFVTSVEGAEKETCIITAFNLATGEAVWQQTFDAAQRIEMSNAVSKGAPSPVVDARGVYAFFESGDLIALSHTGEILWRRNLVADYGVTHMRHGLGSSLAHTADAVYVLIEQAAPSLLIAFDKADGAERWQAARNGSTAWTSPVVAEMGGRETILISSDTSLSQYDAQSGALIQTLDALSGISIPSPAVSGEMVVVGANSRRPSQAERTPERSNCAVRLPEAPGAPIEIVWEGDGAQADYASPLIHQGNVYFVTARGDVQCRDLETGAVHYTERAHPCWATPIAAGDRIYLFGKYGDVTVIAAGDAFEVLARNRLWPAPEGDGANAEPAEEDPRSPDYTPKVTVYAAAAVNRTFLARTGNTLFAIRKPAE
- a CDS encoding Gfo/Idh/MocA family oxidoreductase, translating into MLHPRRHSQNRRQFLKTTAGAATAGLISAGTRAETGNEPLRLGIIGCGQRGVWLGHLFQEHTATRVVALADYFQDRLDEGAERLEVPADQCFHGLEGYRKLLDCELDAAAIISPPCFHPEQTVAALEAGKHVYLAKPIAADVAGCRDIARAAAAVKGKLSILVDFQTRNNPSYRQAAAHVRDGAIGVPVCGQAYYHTSRLNPKGAPEGAAGRLRNWVFDKALSGDIIVEQNIHVIDVANWMMGARPVAATGAGGRRVRTDIGDCWDHFIVTYRYPDGGLIDFSSSQFATGYNDLCTRIYGSEGTLDTHYGGSVELESRSTRWIGEKTSQIYLEGAVNNILDFHKSIAENQPLYILDDAIDSTLTSILGRIAAYEGRTITWDEMIEANERLPLHLDLPEDGPWRPAFPDRANA